A stretch of DNA from Desulfobulbaceae bacterium:
GTCCGGCAACACGCATATAATCAACTCTTTCCTGATCCCAACCAATTTTTTCAGCTAGAATTGCCCCAAACAAGCCAATTCTTTTAATATGCGCTCCTGTCTCTTCGTCTCTGTACCCGGAGGCAGATATCAATTTAAGCGCAATTTCCTCTTCCCGCTGATAGATATCTGCGGTTCTTTCTCTAACTTCTTGTTCTAAATGTCTCTCATATTTTTGATGTTCTAAAACTATTCGGCGGCGCTCTAATGCATTGAAGATATTAATTATAAATTCATTTCGCTCAAAAGGCTTAATGATATATCCGAATGCGCCTTTCTCTAATGTCAAAACAGCCGTTTCTCTTTTATCTACTGCAGTTGCCATTATCATTGCAGTTGTTGGAAATTCTTTGCTGACAATATTTAAAAAATCGATCCCCGATTTACCTGGCATCATGATGTCAGAAACGACTAAGGCATAATTGCTTCGGCGCATTAAAGAGACTGCATCATCAACACAATAAGCCGTATCGCATGAAATCCCTTCACTTTTCAACCAACTTGCCACCATATCACACAAGTCTTTTTCATCATCTACAATTAAAATATTGGCTTTTGATATATTAATTGCCTTTCTTGATTTATAAATGTCCATTACTTTATCACCAAAAATTTGAAGTTATGAAGGGAGACGATTATCAAGAGCTGCTACCTAAACCGATGTGCTAAGCGAAGGTAAACTGCTTCTAAAAAATTAAGGTTAACCAATTCAATTAACAAATCAAATATCACTGGCCATCCAACACTTTCCGGATCAGCTTGGAAATGGTACCTTTGGTCATAGGTTTTAAGGCAAACTCTTTTATCCCCAAACCCTTTGCCGAATCTTCATCAATAAGATTACTGTATCCGGTACAAAGGATAATCGGAATATCGGGCCGTATCTGCATCATTCGTCTGGCGAGGTCTGAACCCGTCATGTCTGGCATGGTCTGATCTGTTATGACCATGTCAAAATCGTTTGGAGTATTCTGGAATGTCGCCAGTGCTTCAATACTGCTACGTCGGACAGTTACATGGTAGCCCAACCGTCCAAGCATATCCTTACCCATTTCAGCGAGAAGTTCCTCGTCATCAATGAACAAGATCCGCTCCCTGCCTTCTGGCAGATCGTCAGATCCTTTTATTTCTGGTATGGCGTCCTTTTGAATTACTGGAATGTAAACATGAAAAGTCGATCCTTTACCTAACTGGCTATCAACTGTAATCGCTCCGCCGTACTCTTTCATTATTCCGTGAATAATTGCCAGACCCATACCCGAGCCTTTGCCAATCTCTTTGGTGGTAAAATAAGGGTCGAATATCTTTTCAATAACATCAGGCCCAATGCCGCTTCCCGTATCGGACACAGTAAGTACAATGTTTTCACCTGGGGTAACTTGCAAAAGCATTGTTTGATCATCCGTGTCGATGAAAGTGGTCTCCAAGGTCACTGAAAGCTCTCCACCTGTGGTTTCCATAGCATGGTAAGCGTTGGTGCAGAGATTCATCAAAATCTGATGAATTTGAGTTGGATCAGCCAGGACGGTTCCGCTCTTTGGATCTATGTTTTCGGTAATGCTTATCGTGGTTGGAATTGAAGACCGGAGCATCTTCAGTCCCTCTTTAATGAGTGGTTGCATTTTCATTGGTATGCGATCAACCTGAGCTTGGCGGCTAAAGGCAAGGATCTGTTTCACCAGGTCTTTTGCTCTATTTGCGGCAGATAATACCTTATCAAGGTCTTCTTGATATTTTGTTCCTGGAGGAGCATCTTCTTTAGCCATCTGGCTAAAGCCAAGAATCACACCAAGGATATTATTAAAATCATGGGCTATGCCGCCAGCAAGGGTGCCAATGGCCTCCATCTTTTGGGCTTGATTGAGTCGCCCTTCAATATCTTTTTTTTCCCTTTCTATCTTCCTGCGGTCCGATATATCAACGAAGGATATTACCTCACCAATAATATCCATATTTTTTTTCATTGGATGACACCAGTATTCTACCTCAAAACTGCTGCCATCTGCCTTCCACATGACATCATTGTCATTAAGAAAAGATTTTTCACCTTTGAGCACCCGTTGAGATCTACATTCGTCAAATGAACAACTTGAACCGTTCTCTCTTGTATGGTGAACGATTTCGTGAATATTCTTTCCGAGTAACTCTTCCTTTTCTTGATAGCCGAATAAGTTTAAACAAGCAGGGTTGCAAAAAACACAGATTCCCTCTTTATCAATTCCATAAATGCCTTCAGCGGTAGAATTTAATAATAAAGAAATCATTTCTTCTTTTTCTCTCAAGTGGTTTTCTGCCTTGGTTCGTTCCTTGACCTCTTGTATCAGTGCCTTATTCATCGCAGACAATTCTTTAGTACGCTCCTCTACCTTTTTTTCAAGATCAGCTTTAGCCGTAATAAGTTGATCTTGCATATGTTTTATTCGAAACATTACCTTGATACGGGCGGCAAGTTCCAGGTTGTCAATGGGTCTGGGAATGAAATCATCAGCCCCCGCCTCCAATCCCTGGACGCGCAAATTAGAGTCGGACGTGTGGGCTGTGATGAGCAGCACAGGGATTTGACTGGTTTGGTGGATTTGCTTTAATTGACGGCACAGTTCAATACCATTTTTTCCCGGCATTTGAATATCACTTAAAATGCCATCGGGGTGGTATTCCAGAGCCATTTTCACAGCCATATCAGCATTAGATGCGGTATGAACGATGCAGGTAGGTATGTATTCGGCGACCAGTTGCTCAATGATGAAGAGGTTGTCTGGTCGGTCATCGACAACCAGCAAAACCGGTATTTTTTCAGTCATATGTGTATCCTTTTCGAAGGTAGATGATGAGTGGTGTTGTCATGACAATAACCCTTTAGTCCTCAATTTCGTAATGATTTCCGCAAAAAGCAGATCATTAATAAGGGAAAGCTCCAGTTGTTCGAGTGCGTAGAGTGAAAATTCGACGTTTGCCTTTTCTTTCGAGGCACGTATGCCAAGCATTGAGCTGATAATACAGGAGGCCTTGACAATTATAGCCGGGCTTAATTTTTCCTGCTCTATGTCGGGCAAATTGAGTGGAGATATCGCTTCAATAATTATTGGAGGTATATGCCATTGTGATAATAAGGTTCGAGCCAGATGTCTGTGCTGTATTGCAATTTCTGAATCATGTTTTATTAAAAACAGACAGTCATCCAAGGCGTAAATGTCGGATTCGGGATTAATATTTCCATCAGCCAGTTGGGCCGCGATACAGCCAATTGGGTGCAACAAAGCAGCAGCAAAAACCTGCAGTTGCAGGTCAGGGTTGACCTTTGCGGCAATATGCTGAGCGGCAATAGCGCTTGCCAGGCAGTGGCGAGACAAATCCTTCTGGTCAATACCTGACTTAGACAGAAGGTTTTCGTTGTACTTTTCTGCTGCGGCAACAACACAGACACGACGAAACTGGTGTGCTCCAAGACGGGAGAGGGCGGTGTTAAATGAATCGATTTCACCAGGGACGCCGTAATACCTTGAATTGCACATCTGTAGGACATGCAGGGCCAGCACAAAATCCTGCCAAAGGATTTCCTCTACATAATGCCAGTCAATGGCACTCTGATGTATGGCAT
This window harbors:
- a CDS encoding HDOD domain-containing protein, whose translation is MTTRTIRHVAIGTMLVSTDQEEVLYTCVGSCVAVALFDDSNKIAGLIHIVLPGNRTAPRGGDSNAFYADTGIPLLIAEMEHQGAVRSNLKAAIVGGACLKADIKHSIGSDNTAQVLSLLAKASIPVTKKQTGGDCGRTIRIWVKNGDLQIQEIRSGDMVPIATKSEKLLTGSPLNQISQTLAHLQPSPQVATKLFDAIHQSAIDWHYVEEILWQDFVLALHVLQMCNSRYYGVPGEIDSFNTALSRLGAHQFRRVCVVAAAEKYNENLLSKSGIDQKDLSRHCLASAIAAQHIAAKVNPDLQLQVFAAALLHPIGCIAAQLADGNINPESDIYALDDCLFLIKHDSEIAIQHRHLARTLLSQWHIPPIIIEAISPLNLPDIEQEKLSPAIIVKASCIISSMLGIRASKEKANVEFSLYALEQLELSLINDLLFAEIITKLRTKGLLS
- a CDS encoding response regulator; translated protein: MDIYKSRKAINISKANILIVDDEKDLCDMVASWLKSEGISCDTAYCVDDAVSLMRRSNYALVVSDIMMPGKSGIDFLNIVSKEFPTTAMIMATAVDKRETAVLTLEKGAFGYIIKPFERNEFIINIFNALERRRIVLEHQKYERHLEQEVRERTADIYQREEEIALKLISASGYRDEETGAHIKRIGLFGAILAEKIGWDQERVDYMRVAGPMHDVGKIGIPDEILHKPGKLTAEEFEIIKGHTLIGKKILEGTKIPLIQMATDIAEYHHEKWDGSGYPHGLKDDAIPQSAQIVAIADVYDALSNDRDYRAALPEEKVLSIMKEVKSNHFNPFIYDLFLAALPVF
- a CDS encoding response regulator; translation: MTEKIPVLLVVDDRPDNLFIIEQLVAEYIPTCIVHTASNADMAVKMALEYHPDGILSDIQMPGKNGIELCRQLKQIHQTSQIPVLLITAHTSDSNLRVQGLEAGADDFIPRPIDNLELAARIKVMFRIKHMQDQLITAKADLEKKVEERTKELSAMNKALIQEVKERTKAENHLREKEEMISLLLNSTAEGIYGIDKEGICVFCNPACLNLFGYQEKEELLGKNIHEIVHHTRENGSSCSFDECRSQRVLKGEKSFLNDNDVMWKADGSSFEVEYWCHPMKKNMDIIGEVISFVDISDRRKIEREKKDIEGRLNQAQKMEAIGTLAGGIAHDFNNILGVILGFSQMAKEDAPPGTKYQEDLDKVLSAANRAKDLVKQILAFSRQAQVDRIPMKMQPLIKEGLKMLRSSIPTTISITENIDPKSGTVLADPTQIHQILMNLCTNAYHAMETTGGELSVTLETTFIDTDDQTMLLQVTPGENIVLTVSDTGSGIGPDVIEKIFDPYFTTKEIGKGSGMGLAIIHGIMKEYGGAITVDSQLGKGSTFHVYIPVIQKDAIPEIKGSDDLPEGRERILFIDDEELLAEMGKDMLGRLGYHVTVRRSSIEALATFQNTPNDFDMVITDQTMPDMTGSDLARRMMQIRPDIPIILCTGYSNLIDEDSAKGLGIKEFALKPMTKGTISKLIRKVLDGQ